One Meles meles chromosome 13, mMelMel3.1 paternal haplotype, whole genome shotgun sequence DNA segment encodes these proteins:
- the VAX1 gene encoding ventral anterior homeobox 1 isoform X2, with translation MFGKPDKMDVRCHSDAEAARVSKNAHKESRESKGADGNLPAAFLKEPQGAFSASGAAEDCNKSKSNSAADPDYCRRILVRDAKGSIREIILPKGLDLDRPKRTRTSFTAEQLYRLEMEFQRCQYVVGRERTELARQLNLSETQVPGNSEENNERFKRG, from the exons atGTTCGGGAAACCAGACAAAATGGACGTTCGGTGCCACTCGGACGCAGAGGCTGCCCGGGTCTCGAAGAACGCGCACAAGGAGAGCCGGGAGAGCAAGGGTGCGGACGGGAACCTCCCCGCCGCCTTCCTCAAGGAGCCGCAGGGCGCCTTCTCCGCGTCGGGTGCCGCGGAAGATTGTAACAAAAGTAAATCCAATTCGGCCGCCGACCCGGATTATTGCCGCCGGATCCTGGTCCGAG ATGCCAAGGGTTCCATCCGAGAGATCATCCTGCCCAAGGGCCTGGACCTGGACCGGCCCAAGAGGACGCGCACGTCCTTCACTGCGGAGCAGCTCTATCGGCTGGAGATGGAGTTTCAGCGCTGCCAGTACGTGGTGGGCCGAGAGAGAACCGAGCTCGCCAGGCAGCTTAACCTCTCCGAGACCCAGGTACCAG